ACGCTGAACTCGATCCCGGGAGTCCCGCTTCTCATCGTGCTCGCGGCCGTCCTCGTCCCGAAGAACCCGTTTCTCGTCGGCATCATCCTCAACATCCAGGGGTTTACGGGAGGTGTGCGTACTCTCCGCTCGCAAGTCATTCCTCTGGCCGAGGAAGAACACATCGAAGTCGCTCGCGCGCTCGGCAAGAGCAAGTCGGAGTTGCTGGTAAAGGAGTTACTGCCGCACCTCCTCCCGTACATATTCATCGGGTTCCTCGGGGGCGCGACGAGAATCGTGTTCTCCTCCGTCGCGCTGTACTTTTTGGGAATCCTTCCGTTCTCGACACAGAACTGGGGCGTCGTTCTCCACTTCGCATACGAGCAAGGGTCGATCTACTCGTCACAGTACATCCACTGGCTTCTGGTACCGATGGTAACGATCGTCGGACTGACTCTTGGTTTGACGATGCTTGCACAGGCGTTCGATCAAGTTTTCAATCCACGGGTTCGGGCCCGTCACAAGGCAAGAAACGCCGGCCGGAGCACCGAAGGCGAGCAGGAAACCGCCGAGGTCGCAACGACGCAATCCGAGATGGGAATGCGCTAACCGAGGGGA
Above is a genomic segment from Natribaculum luteum containing:
- a CDS encoding ABC transporter permease, with the protein product MKTDNSSATADAFSATAEYEQTTFEVYQEQVDAWVIAPLRILWNDYRGRFGIVVVTLYVLMGTVGVTLVPEPAPNMAPRLIQPFTAPEHILGTDGMGQDLLSLMVHSTPDMLKMILAGAVFGTFLSTTIGLYTGYVGGTTDKLVMTFVDTLNSIPGVPLLIVLAAVLVPKNPFLVGIILNIQGFTGGVRTLRSQVIPLAEEEHIEVARALGKSKSELLVKELLPHLLPYIFIGFLGGATRIVFSSVALYFLGILPFSTQNWGVVLHFAYEQGSIYSSQYIHWLLVPMVTIVGLTLGLTMLAQAFDQVFNPRVRARHKARNAGRSTEGEQETAEVATTQSEMGMR